The Pieris napi chromosome 14, ilPieNapi1.2, whole genome shotgun sequence genomic interval TCTGAAGGTACTCTTGGTGTGGTCACGAAGGTGGCAGTTCACTGCCCAGCGCTGTCTAAGTCCGTATCGCTTGGATACTTTGGtaggtttatatattttgtttttaatatatcttacATTGATCGTGCATCacaatatatacattaaattttccTCCTTTAAAACACAAATTACGAAGTTTTGGTTAAGTATCTTGTGagaatagttattttaataagcttGCAAATACCCATCCACTGTACTATACGGTTGACAAGAAACAATAATTCATTGTAGACATAATATCTCATATTTGTGCTCATCGTTTGATATAAACAGATTGTGTCAGATTTGCAATTAATCTGACATTTTCAGCAACTCCATAGAGTTTTCGCCGAGTCGTTTTAGCAACTTTGCTgagtttaattatttgctattattattattttctttattcgcGGATGCTTGGCGGATCCATGCGACTTCTTCGATACAAAGAGTCCCCGATTCGTGCTGCGATATTGCGGGCTatcgattgtgaggaagttgaAATGTTTGAGGGcagaaataaatcattaaaaaagtcTAGATACATCATGAAATATTTTCTGATTAGTCGACCATGTTGTATGATTGTTGTCTCGTTTCGGTTTCCTTTCGTTTTCCTTTACCGATCTCACAAGTTTCGCGCACATAGAAATCCATTGGAGCACAGCCATtggttgagagtcgcacgctcaaCTTTCCATGTATTCAGGTGTCAACTCATTTGAAGATGTATTGGAGTTATATAAAAGCGCAAAAGAATCTCTTGGTGAGATATTGTCGGCGTTCGAAATGGCGGACAACGAGGCAATCAGTTCCACTATGGAAAATTGTAAACTTTCGTAAGTATttagcatttttaaataaaataaaaactcattACATATATTGTGTTGTATTTATCTGTTATGTGATAGTATTATCAGCAtgactatataaatattatcgtATTGTATAGGAGTTTATCGGCTTAAAACGAACCATATACTTACTATTTTTAGCTTCCATTTCTTCtagatgtaaaaatatttataaattttgcaatgtttgaagttatacttctttaggcgcgttatgaaattTGTGTGaaaagtgaaattttacgatgcgcgcgcaccgagacacaaaattaacagagtgaagttgcccacggaacggcattggacataatttaaaaacaacattcgaataataatataatttatgttacacttaatgtaagagaataataataaatatttatttatttaatttttcaaatgtaaactgaactttattgactataatgactgcatttccagtctttgattatttaattgtaactaattatttgcatgcaatcaaaaactatttttaataatgccaaagaagtataacttcttacgcgcgtacatagtATTACTTTTTTCATTGATATTTCTTGTTGTTGACATCAACTAACTTCAATCGTTTAAAACATTAGCTTATAgctgttaacgtaaaattgtaaacaccgttagattgtaatctatctcgcgagattataaactgtcgaaagattgtgaacctcagcgtactgcttacaatttaacgtattattattcggtagattgtactacactaacttagttatcattcaaacttctttggtcaattacagataaattttacttcccaacaatttcatataactaccgaataataatacgttaatttgtaagcagttcgttgaggttcacaatctttcgacagtttacaatctcgcgagatggATAACAATCTAtaggtttttacaattttacggtgacatagctaacataaaattaagggtggtggggttgcgacgctaacaAAAACTTGCTTTTCTAAAGGTTcataaatctaagtgacacttcaatacaacatttttggacattatcggaaacatGAATGttgtattacaaattattagcACGGAAAAAAAGGGCACATTTTGGCTTCATATGTGCGATAATtgcttacattttatatacgcttctttttattaactaaattatatatacatatgtaacttaactaatgttaaggccgatttacattatcttagtgtttaggagagtgctttagtacaacttgaaaggcaagttctttagcgtagcgtttactaaagcaagtagcgtttacatgtttcaactaaagtactatcctaaagcactctcctaaacactaatgatcatgtaaatcggccattaggttacataactcacGCTtagagtttttattttgtttattgtttgggtccgaaaataatataaattttatagaaacgTGCGTTTTAAAAAGTACCCCCTTAAAACCCCCTAGATATGTTGATTACCTCTAAATTTTGGACCgtaatattcatgatttttttatattatttcaggAATCCTTTAGAAGATTACCCATTCTATGTGCTCATAGAAACAAGTGGTAGTGATGAAAGTCACGATGAAGAGAAATTGAATCGATTTTTAACGAAAGAAATGGAAAGCGGTAAGATTGTTGACGGGACGATTACTTCGGAACCCGCGAAAATGAAGGTAGGTACAAAATTtgatactaaataaatacattacatattaataatcgTATTAATTCGTAATTGTATAATCTAACTCACATAACAAATGTTTTAGAATATATGGCATATTAGAGAAAGCATACCTGGCGCGGGTTTACTTGATGGTTACGTGTTCAAATACGACGTTTCTATCCCGCTAAAGAACTACTACGATATCGTGTTATTACTGCGCAAGCGCATGGGTAATAAGGTCACGCGAGTTTACGGCTATGGGCACATTGGTATGTGGTTTGTTGCAactactatttatatatatactagagTATATACAGACTTTGATGCTGAACTCACGTCTTAAATGcccaaaaaataatctaaattttgaaatttacatacatattttatttataattttaaaatactccaaaaataatttatcaatatcggtccagccgtttagaAGAAGGACACACGCGCAGATAGTGGATACATAGATGAAGATAATCCGCAAAAGGGTTGAAGTTTTACATATGGTTGTCACAGTtcgcagtgttggcctagtagcttcagactgcgactctcatccctaaggtcgtagattcgatccccagacctaaaaaaattgtagcgccactgatattCGCGCCAAATATGCGTCTAAGCTTAACATGTGCATTCTAACCCCGGCTgtgattattaataacaaatattaaacagtGAAGGAATGCATAATGAAAATTGTCACCATGgcaaaatatcaataatttttttacattagactaaaatgtgtaaaatatttttaggtgaTGGCAACATTCATATAAATGTCTCAACTCCAGAATATTCAAAAGAAATCTGTGACATGTTGGAACCCTACGTATTCGAGGAAGTAGCCAAGGTCAAGGGATCTATTAGTGCTGAACATGGAGTTGGTTTCCGCAAACCACAATTTATCCATTACAGCAAAGATGAAACGGCCTTGCAACTTATGAGGgatttaaaacaatgtatGGATCCTAATGGCATTCTTAACCCGTATAAGGTGTTGCCAGATAACTAAACTCGGGTTGTGTAAAAatcagtttttttattgttttttattttgtatattacgtaataaaatatactgtcatttttttcattaattgttaCACACTTATTGTTGTTTTCTGCTaattaaatacagttttttttaataaaggtaCATATAACCTgctttatagtttttttttaatttaacggggaaaacgggcaggagtctCACGAGTGCGTGCCgggcttttaagaataggtatgctcttttcttgaaggaggcccttagtcgaattagttcggaaatagtTCAGTGGGCAGCGGGTTACACAAAGCTTTAAAAGACGCACAGTTCTGAAACGATGGGTATTGTAATCAAGTAAAAAATTTCGTGTTCCGCCTCGACGTCCAATTATGTAACTCAagtgcaggtattaatccaaaCGACTCCTCTGAAAattctccatggtaaatggggtagaagatgcagaagttattgtataaaaggacttaaactcaaaatatctttattcatataaataaacaagtacacttatgaacgtcaaaaaagaagttaaataaatttacatttactaccagtaaagggcgtagagcgggcaagaagaactggcaagaaactctccgc includes:
- the LOC125055974 gene encoding D-2-hydroxyglutarate dehydrogenase, mitochondrial codes for the protein MIRSISDLVVINFRNINIVNYAKYSSSALPRLSSEKYSIKRKNYGAIKPPDIDYFKSLLSNDRVLTEESDVLPFNIDWIKNCRGQSKVVLKPKTTEEVSQILSYCNDRKLAVCPQGGNTGLVGGSVPVFDEIVLNLSSMNKIISLDEISGALVCEAGCVLENLDNYVRDHNLIMPLDLGAKGSCHIGGNVSTNAGGLRLLRYGNLHGSILGIEAVKADGTVIDCLRTLKKDNTGYHLKHLFIGSEGTLGVVTKVAVHCPALSKSVSLGYFGVNSFEDVLELYKSAKESLGEILSAFEMADNEAISSTMENCKLSNPLEDYPFYVLIETSGSDESHDEEKLNRFLTKEMESGKIVDGTITSEPAKMKNIWHIRESIPGAGLLDGYVFKYDVSIPLKNYYDIVLLLRKRMGNKVTRVYGYGHIGDGNIHINVSTPEYSKEICDMLEPYVFEEVAKVKGSISAEHGVGFRKPQFIHYSKDETALQLMRDLKQCMDPNGILNPYKVLPDN